From the genome of Vanessa atalanta chromosome 30, ilVanAtal1.2, whole genome shotgun sequence, one region includes:
- the LOC125075332 gene encoding GTP-binding protein 2, with protein sequence MDSFFSLFDPSDGNANKQNNKKRHKNDQENARKNPDAPKGRRRGRRSQGKNETLPEESSFLCEPDLSTEILVKDYSYIENYIEVNRRDEDTKEDEKKPRRRNSGRKNRRKKNKISPAKDVLSAAWQNCPPEAPETLNNQSSIPKICDEKIGKNVNDLKSEDDFKKNKRKPFNDDEDAKRSGTKFADRVYNVIDKLEKVRIKDDMYLTGDFNSEDLESDFFYSSDDMEDLCDDTTSDAEDSGDECYGSLPPEPRFGNVEYKLQLVSPCERRFQHLVTQLKWRLRSGGGAAVYVVGVRDCGALRGLRAGALRASLRALRDMARALGAVLVSARARRVAPARAVAEVYIRKLADTQQSVELRVAVMGANEAGKSTLIGVLTQGELDNGRGSARLNMFRHLHEVKSGRTSSLSHEILGFDAQGNVVNYGCSELMTAERIGERSAKLVSFLDLAGHSKYQRTTLHGLTGYSPHYAMLVISATAGITRITEEHIGLLLALDMPFFAVINKCELVSNINTVVARLAQLLEPANKKPLLITDENMARNCVAPQKSLLDTIDSVDEEIKKEDERVAVFPVSCVRGAGLNALHACLLALQPRRDLLQRPEDEACEFQIDEIFHVGDSTGPVVGGLLARGRLFEGDELIIGPLESGEFAEISVRTIYRNRVPCGSVRAGQSASLGLGRFPPGLRQGMVLLARPGGYAAGHERPTFGGCPPGTCRGRQISELVQSSQNSEKNRKNARRQNKNILQDIANAKNSLTKSSDTKCANVFVADDDKYSAQERCVCDDLVFLEDPNDPRGCIYFQASVHVLRHSTAIYPGFQCSVHVGNVRQTAIIEGIMSPNSVLRAGEAASVLFRFARCPEYLVRGRRLLFTAGLGTRAIGRVTQTFPYIP encoded by the exons ATGGATTCGTTCTTCAGCCTCTTCGATCCGTCAGATGGAAACGCGAACAAACAGAATAACAAGAAAAGACATAAAAACGACCAAGAAAATGCAAGGAAGAACCCAGACGCACCCAAAg GGAGACGGAGAGGTCGCCGTTCCCAGGGGAAGAATGAAACGCTACCAGAAGAATCGTCGTTCTTGTGCGAACCGGATCTCAGCACAGAGATATTAGTTAAGGATTACAGCTACATTGAGAACTACATCGAAGTGAATAGAAGGGATGAAG ATACAAAAGAAGACGAGAAGAAACCACGCAGAAGAAACTCAGGCCGAAAGAACAGACGCAAGAAGAACAAAATATCACCAGCGAAAGATGTTCTAAGCGCAGCGTGGCAGAACTGTCCACCAGAAGCACCGGAAACGTTAAACAATCAGTCGTCAATACCGAAGATTTGCGACGAGAAAATTGGCAAAAACGTCAACGATTTGAAATCAGAAGACGATTTTAAGAAGAATAAGAGGAAACCGTTCAATGATGATGAGGATGCGAAGAGAAGTGGGACGAAGTTCGCTGATCGCGTTTACAACGTCATCGACAAGCTCGAGAAAGTGAGGATCAAGGACGATATGTATCTAACTGGTGACTTCAATTCTGAGGACCTGGAGAGTGACTTCTTCTACAGCTCTGATGACATGGAGGATCTCTGTGATGACAC GACATCCGATGCTGAAGACTCTGGAGACGAGTGCTACGGTAGTCTACCCCCGGAGCCTCGATTCGGCAACGTCGAATACAAATTACAACTAGTTTCGCCGTGCGAGAGACGCTTCCAGCATTTAGTGACACAG CTGAAGTGGCGCCTGCGGTCGGGCGGCGGCGCTGCGGTGTACGTGGTGGGCGTGCGGGACTGCGGCGCGCTGCGGGGCCTGCGCGCCGGAGCCCTACGCGCCTCGCTGCGCGCGCTGCGGGACATGGCGCGCGCGCTCGGCGCCGTGCTCGTGTCCGCCAGGGCGCGCCGCGTGGCGCCCGCGCGCGCCGTCGCCGAGGTGTACATCCGCAAG TTAGCGGACACGCAACAGAGCGTCGAGCTGCGAGTTGCGGTGATGGGAGCGAACGAAGCGGGCAAGTCGACACTTATAGGCGTTTTAACTCAAG GTGAACTTGATAACGGTAGAGGGAGCGCTCGTTTGAACATGTTCAGACATTTGCACGAAGTGAAAAGTGGAAGGACGTCTTCTCTCAGCCACGAGATACTCGGCTTCGATGCTCAG GGTAATGTCGTCAACTACGGCTGCTCCGAGTTGATGACGGCGGAGCGCATCGGAGAGAGGAGCGCCAAGCTGGTGTCGTTCCTGGACCTGGCGGGCCACAGCAAGTACCAGCGCACCACGCTGCACGGCCTCACGGGCTATTCCCCGCACTACGCCATGCTCGTT ATATCGGCAACGGCGGGTATCACTCGTATCACCGAAGAGCACATCGGGCTGCTGCTCGCCTTAGACATGCCGTTCTTCGCGGTTATCAACAAGTGTGAACTTGTTAGCAACATCAATACCGTTGTTGCGAGGCTGGCGCAGTTGTTGGAACCCGCTAACAAG aAACCTCTATTAATAACGGACGAAAACATGGCGAGGAACTGCGTCGCGCCGCAGAAGTCATTATTAGATACCATAGACAGTGTAGACGAAGAGATCAAAAAGGAGGACGA GCGGGTGGCCGTGTTCCCGGTGAGCTGCGTGCGCGGCGCCGGCCTCAACGCGCTGCACGCGTGTCTGCTGGCGCTGCAGCCGCGCCGGGACCTGCTGCAGCGACCCGAGGAC GAGGCGTGCGAGTTTCAAATCGATGAAATATTTCACGTGGGGGACTCGACGGGCCCCGTCGTGGGAGGCCTGCTCGCACGAGGGCGGCTGTTCGAGGGCGACGAACTCATCATAG GTCCGCTGGAGTCCGGCGAGTTCGCGGAGATCTCGGTGCGCACGATATACCGCAACCGCGTCCCGTGCGGCAGCGTGCGCGCCGGGCAGTCGGCGTCGCTCGGGCTGGGGCGCTTCCCGCCGGGCCTGCGGCAGGGCATGGTGCTGCTGGCGCGCCCGGGGGGCTACGCCGCGGGACACGAGCGACCCACCTTCGGGGGCTGTCCGCCCGGGACCTGCAGAGGACGACAG ATATCAGAACTGGTCCAATCGTCGCAAAATTCGGAGAAGAATCGCAAGAACGCCAGGAGGCAGAACAAGAACATCCTCCAGGACATAGCCAATGCTAAGAACAGCCTCACCAAGAGCTCGGACACGAAGTGCGCCAACGTGTTCGTGGCGGACGACGACAAGTACAGCGCGCAGGAGCGCTGCGTGTGCGACGACTTGGTGTTCCTCGAAGACCCGAACGACCCTAGGGGCTGTATATACTTCCAG GCGTCCGTCCACGTGCTCAGACACTCGACGGCCATCTACCCCGGGTTCCAGTGCTCCGTGCACGTCGGCAACGTGCGACAGACCGCTATCATCGAG GGCATAATGTCGCCGAACAGCGTGCTGCGCGCGGGCGAGGCGGCGTCCGTGCTGTTCCGCTTCGCGCGCTGCCCCGAGTACCTCGTGCGCGGCCGCCGCCTGCTGTTCACGGCCGGGCTCGGCACCAg agcCATCGGCCGAGTCACCCAGACCTTCCCCTACATACCATGA